CGGTATAAATTCCAAAGTAGCTGAACGATTATCCGGAGCTGACTTTGATGGTGATACTGTAATGGTTATTCCGTGTAATTCGTCTCGGAGTAAAGTAAAAATTACATCGACAAATCCACTTGAAGGTCTTAAAGATTTTGATCCTAAGATGTCATATGGAACCGTGAAAAAGGGCGAAGACTATTATAACGAATCCGGGAAGAAGATTCGGATCATGAAAAATACACAGACTGAAATGGGAAAGGTCTCAAACTTAATTACTGATATGACATTAAAAGGAGCAACATCTGATGAGATGGCAAAAGCGGTTAGGCATAGTATGGTTGTTATCGATGCTGAGAAACATAAGCTGGATTACAAACAGTCCGAGATCGATAATGATATAGCATCATTGAAAAAGAAGTACCAGGGTACCGTAGATGCCGATGGTAAGTATCATGAAGGTGCATCAACATTACTTTCAAGAGCTAAGTCAGAGACACAGGTATTGAAACGTAGAGGCACCCCCATTATCAATGATGATGGTTCTTTGAGTTACAAAGAAGTAAAGGAAGAGTATGTTGATAAGAATGGGAAGATACAGGTAAGGACCCAAAAAAGCACAAAGATGGCAGAGACAAGAGATGCTCGTACTCTTTCATCAGGTACCCCACAGGAGGAAGTCTATGCTGACTATGCGAATTATATGAAAGCCCTGGCAAACCGGGCGAGAAAAGAGATGGTTGGTACTGGGAAGATAGCGTATTCATCATCAGCTAAAGCCGCTTATCAGTCTGAGGTAGACTCTCTTATGGGTAAGCTAAACCTAGCACTACGGAATGCCCCTAGAGAGAGGCAAGCCCAGATCATGGCAAATGCAACCGTTGCTGCAAAGAAAAAAGAGAATCCGGACATGGACAAATCAGAAATTAAAAAAGCAAGTCAGCAGGCTTTATTAGCAGCTCGTATTTCTGTTGGTGCTAAGCGAACAACGATTGATATCACTGATAAAGAATGGGAAGCAATTCAGGCTGGAGCAATCAGTGAAAACAAACTTACACAGATTCTTAACAACACGGACATCGATAAAATACGTCAGCGAGCAACACCGCGAGCAACCACAACACTTAGTTCTGCAAAACAGAATTTAATTAAAGCGCGCGCAGCTTCAGGTTACACAACTGCTGAAATTGCAGAATCACTTGGCATTTCAACTTCAACAGTAATGAAGTATCTTAAAAACTAATGCGTGAGCAGAAAGGAGACAAGAAGAATGAGATGTGCACTGACAACATTTGATAATCCTTTTAATCCATTTAGTGATTTCACACAATGGTTCTTGTATGATGAGAAAAAAGGATACCATTCTACCGCATATCTCGGAAGAATTGCACGAACATCTGATCAATTATCAGAAGAAGAAAATGATAAAGAAACAGAGAGAGCGATAGATGAAATTATCAAATATGATGAATTAGGTATCTATAAAAAGATAACACAATAAAAAATAAAGTATACAGAAAGAAAATGTATAGTAGGGGGGTGCTAAAAATGCATACCCCCTCTCACATCGCGGCGGTCTTTGAAAATTCCCCAGAGGGATTTTTTGAGAACCGCTTTTATATTTATAGCCAGTATTTAAGGTGGTTTTATGAGATAGTCCTTTTTTTTTTCATAAACAGTAGTGTGTTGCATGATACTTCTCCTTTAAATTATAATCCAAAACTCGTATAAACCACCTTAAATACTGGCTATAAAAAAGGTTATACTGCTATATTCACCAAGCGAATGGAGGTAAAAGTGTGAAAAAGTCAAAGCCAGAAAATACACCTAGAAAAATGCGACCGGCTTTGACGCCGGAATCCAGAGAAAACCAGATGATAGCATTGGCTATGGATTTAGCTGAGCAACAGTTGAGGGATGGAACAGCATCTTCACAACTTATAACAGAATTTGTCAAACGAGGATCGACAAAAGCTAGACTTGAAAAAGAGATTTTGGAAGAGCAAAGAGATCTTTTGGATGCAAAAACAAAAGCATTGCAATCCGCAGAACGAGTAGAAGAACTATACGAAAATGCATTAAATGCTTTTCGAGGATACAGTGGACAAGGCGGTGATGACAATATCGATACGGACATATTCTGAAATGTCGCGGCTTCGTACATTTGAAGAACGATTCAAGTATCTCAAGTTAGATGGAGCAGTTGGCATTGAAACATTTGGGTTTGACAGATATTTGAACCAGGCTTTCTATAAGTCAAAAGAATGGTTGCAGGTTCGACGACAGGTCATCATTAGAGATAATGGATGTGATCTTGGAATTGATGGATATGAAATACACGGAAAAATTTTGATTCATCATATAAACCCAATAACACAGGAAGATATTTATGATCGAACCGGTTATCTGCTAAATCCAGAATTTTTAATTAGTACAACTTTGACAACACATAATGCAATACATTATGGCGATGAAACATTATTTATACAATGTTCATCAACAGAACGAAGTAAAAACGATACTTGCCCATGGCGGCATAATGGAGGATAACAATGGATAATAAGAAAGAAGAAAAAAAACGTAACATGCATGTAGAAAACCATACAGAAAACAACACAGAAGCACACATTCCGGAAGCGGGCATTGATGCTAAAAATGAAGAAGAGAACAGTGTTCGTGGAATCGTGACTGACTGCGAAATACTTAATGTCAGATCAGAAGCAAATCTTACATCTACACCAGTAACGACGATCAAAGCTGGCGAACAGGTAATGATTGATATGGATTTATCTAACGACGAGTTTTACAAGGTGTATACGGCTGCCGGTGCAGAAGGATATTGCAAAAAAGAATATATTAAAGTCCAGAATTGAAAGGATCAGTCATATGGAAATTACACAGAGTATCTTAAACTCTATCAAAAAAATGATTGGCGGAATATCTGCTGATGATGAGGCGTTTGATGCAGATTTGATCATACATATCAATTCCGCATTTTCAATTCTGTCTCAATTAGGAGTTGGACCTGCTGAGGGATTTGAGATTAAAGATAGCACAGCAGTGTGGACCGAGTTCGTGGATGATGACGCAACGTTTAATCTTGTAAAGTCATATATTTATTTAAAAGTAAAACTTGTATTCGATCCACCGTTAAGTTCAGCAGTTCTTGAATGCTATAAAGAGCAGATTAGCGAATACGAATGGAGATTAAACGTAGCTGCTGAAAAGTAAAAAAAAAGTAATGGAGGTGCATCAAAGTGAACAATGAAGACGTGTTGGAACATCATGGCATTCTTGGAATGAAATGGGGAGTGCGTCGATCTGAGGCAGAATTAGCAAGAAGTAGAGGTCATACCGAAAGCAATAGTGGACAGACAGGTAAAACGAAAGTTGCTACGTCAAAACATCCACCAGCTAAGAAAGCATCAAAGAGAATGTCTGATGACGAGCTGAGAGCGCAGATAAGTCGCCTGGAATTAGAAAAGCGTTATAGTGACTTATTAAGGGATACAACACCAGCCCAGAAAAAGAAAGGCAGAGATTTTGTGATGGGGATTCTTGAACAGTCTGGAAAAAATATTGGTGGACAGCTTGCGACTTATGCGATGGGCACAGCTGTTAATAAAATGGCAGGATCGCAAATTGTAAATCCCAAAAAAGGACAAAAGGATAAATAGGAGAGATATAAATTATGGCACTATCTAATACTGCTGTTCCGATATACTACGGTAAGTTTAGAGATGCCGTAATTCGGGGCGACATACCAATTTGCAAAGAAGTTGAAATGGAAATGCAGCGAATCGACAGTTTAATTGCCGATCCGGGTATTTATTATGATGATGCAGCAGTTGAAGGTTTTATCAGTTATTGCGAAAACGAACTAACTTTAACTGATGGATCTGATTTGAATCTGCTTGATTCATTCAAAGTTTGGGCTGAACAGATCTTTGGGTGGTATTACTTTGTTGAGCGGAGTATATATGAACCTTATGAGGATGGACACGGAGGGCATTATGTCACTAAATGGATAAAAACTCGTCTTGTTAACAAACAGTATTTGATTGTTGCGAGAGGAGCTGCAAAGTCTATGTATGCCTCATGCTTGCAAAATTACTTTTTAAACGTGGATGTAACAACAACTCATCAGATCACGACCGCACCAACAATGAAACAAGCTGAGGAAGTATTATCGCCAATTAGAACAGCAATCACCAGAGCAAGAGGACCTTTTTATAAGTTCCTTACAGAAGGGTCGTTGATGAATACATCCGGATCAAAAGCAAACCGGACAAAGTTGGCATCGACCAAAAGAGGTATTGAGAATTTTATGACAGGTTCCTTATTGGAGATACGCCCAATGAGAATTGACAAGCTCCAGGGTCTGCAACTTAAAGTGGCGACAGTCGATGAATGGTTGTCCGGCGACATTCGGGAAGATGTCATTGGAGCTATTGAACAAGGCGCCTCCAAAGTTGATGATTATTTGATTGTGGCAATCAGTTCTGAGGGTACTGTTCGTAATGGAGCAGGCGATACAATCAAAATGGAATTGATGGATATATTGAAAGGAGAATATTTCAATCCGCATGTATCCATCTGGTGGTATAAATTGGATTCCATTGATGAAGTTTCCAATCCGGATATGTGGTTAAAAGCAAATCCAAACATTGGAAAAACAGTAAAATATGAAACATATCAACTTGATGTTGAGCGAGCCGAAAAAGCTCCGGCAGCAAGAAACGATATTCTGGCAAAACGTTTTGGTTTACCAATGGAAGGGTATACATATTTCTTTACTTACGAAGAAACACTTCCTCCAGAAAAAAAGAGGACATATTGGCAAATGCCGTGTTCCCTTGGTGTAGATTTATCGCAAGGCGATGACTTTTGTGCATTTACATTTCTATTTCCATTATCAAATGGCGCATTCGGTATAAAGACAAGAGATTACATCTCGTCATCAACTCTTATGAAACTCCCATTAGCAATGAGAAACAAATATGATCAATTTATGAAAGAAGGAAGTCTTATAGTACTTGATGGTACTGTTTTGGACATGATGGATGTTTATGACGATTTAGATGAACATATCGTTGAGTGCCAATATGACATTCGGTGTTTTGGTTACGATCCATACAACTCTAAAGAATTTGTTGCTAGATGGGAAAGCGAGAATGGACCGTTTGGAATAGAGAAAGTTATTCAGGGTACAAAAACAGAATCGGTTCCTTTAGGCGAACTGAAAAAATTATCTGAAGAACGAATGCTTTTGTTTGATGAAGAACTTATGACATTTGCTATGGGAAATTGTATTACTATGGAGGATACAAATGGTAATCGTAAATTGTTAAAAAAGCGATACGATCAAAAAATAGACGCAGTAGCCGCTATGATGGATGCTTATATTGCTTACAAATTAAATCGTGACGCTTTTGAATAAAAACATGGAGGAACTGGAAATGGGATTTATTGATAGACTCCAGCATGGCTGGAATGCATTTATGAATAAAGACCCGACGAACTATAACGGATATGGGTGTTCATATCATCCATACCGTATTTATGCAACTCGGGGAAATTATAGATCAATTGTAAATGCTGTTTATAATCGGATCGCGCTTGATGTAGCCGCGGTGACAATTCAGCATGTAAAATTAGATGATAAAGGACGTTTCTTAAACGTAATGGACTCTGGATTAAATAAGTGTCTTACGTTGCGTGCAAATATCGATCAGACATCACGTGCATTTATACAGGATGTCGTTTTATCAGTAATGGATGAAGGATATATAGCGATTGTACCGGTTGATACCGACATAGATCCAGATATTACCAATGGATATGATATCGATTCTATGCGTGTTGGAAAGATTGTGGAGTGGTTTCCGCAACATATCAAAGCGGAAGTATACAATGACAAAAAAGGTCGGAAACAAACCATTATAATGTCAAAAAAAGATGTGGCAATCATTGAGAATCCACTATATTCGGTAATTAATGAACCAAACAGTGTAATGCAACGATTAATTCATAAACTGAATCTTTTGGATGCGGTTGATGAACGTTGCTGTTCAGGAAAATTAGATTTAATTATCCAATTACCATACACCATAAAAACGGAAGCCCGACAACGTCAGGCGGAACAACGTAAAGCCAGTATAGAGAATCAGTTATTTGGCTCACCATATGGGATCGCATATATAGATGGAACCGAAAAGATAACACAGCTTAATCGTCCGGTTGAAAATAATCTGATGAAACAGATTGAATATTTGACAAACATGCTGTACAGCCAGCTTGGCATAACGCAGGCAATTTTGGATGGTTCCGCGGATGAAAAGACGATGCTTAATTACTATAACCGGACAATCGAACCATTTATTTCAGCCATCGTGGATGAACTAAAAAGCAAGTTCATAACAGAAACAGCAAGGACACAGCATAAGTCAATCGTTTATTTCCGCGATCCGTTTAAGCTTGTTCCGGTTAATGATATTGCTGAGATTGCAGACAAATTTACAAGAAACGAAATTTTAACATCAAACGAAATACGTCAAATTATTGGTATTGCCCCGTCAGATGATCCTAAAGCAGATGTACTTAACAATAGTAACATAAGGGCATCTGAGCAAACGGCAGCTTACAATAATGAAAATAATGAAACAGGAGGAAAAAATCAAAATGAAGTATGATTTTGGTGGCTGGGCCACGAGAAACGACTTGGAATGTGCTGATGGGCGAATCATTAAAAAAGATGCGTTCAAAAGCCAGAATGGAGAAAAAGTCCCGTTAGTATGGAATCATAACCACAGTGCCGCTTCCAATGTATTAGGACATGCATACCTGGAAAATCGTGATGACGGCGTGTATGCTTATTGCGAATTTAACGAAACTGAATCTGGAAAAACTGCAAAAGAACTTGTACAGCATGGCGATGTTCGATCATTGTCGATCATGGCAAACAAATTAGTACAGACCGGACATGATGTTATTCATGGAATCATTCGCGAAGTAAGTCTCGTACTTGCAGGAGCAAATCCAGGTGCGTTTATCGATGATGTAATGGCACACGGTGATGGAGAGTCTGGCATTATTATTGGATATGATGAAAACATAATGCTTTATCATTCCGATGATGAGGATGAAAAAGACAAAAAAAAGACTGCCGAAAAAGATGAATCAAAAGAAGCATCAGAAAAACAGACAGATAAAACAGCGAAAGAAATCTTTGATACACTTTCGGAAGAACAGAAAAATGTGGTTTACGACGTGGTCAGACAGGCATTAGAAACACCAACTGAACCTGATAAGACAGAAGAAAAAGATGAAAACGACAACAATAAATCTAAAGGGGGAACAAACAGTATGAAACATAATGTATTTGATGGTGACCAGCAGCAGGAGAAAGACTCCTTAACACATTCCGATCAGCAGGAAATTTTGGCAATGGCTAAAATGAGCAATATCGGAACTTTCCAGAATGCTCTTACAGCATACACAAATGAACATACACTTCAGCATGATGCAACATCCGGTGGATTTGATACCAATACAGTTGGAAAATTATTCCCGGATTATCAGGAAGTGAGACCTGGAGCACCGGAATTAATTACCAATGATCAGGGATGGATTTCAAGAGTACTTTCTAAAGTACATAAGAGTCCGATTTCAAGAATCAGAACAAGTCAGGTAGATATCCGTAATATCGATGGACTTAAAGCTAAAGGATATCAGAAGGGAAAAGAGAAAAAGAATGCGGGCAATTTTAGTCTGGTTCGTAGAACTACCGATCCACAGACAATCTATGTCAAAAACGCGCTTCACCGGGATGATATTGTTGATATTACAGATTTTGATTATGTTGCTTATTTATACAATATCGATCGTATGATGCTTGACGAGGAGCTCGCAATTGCAATCATGTTAGGCGATGGTAGGGAAGATGGTGATGCTGATAAGATTGCCCCGGATAAAGTTCGTCCAATCTGGAGTGACGATGATCTCTATACAATTCATGCCGACTTAGATTTAGCAGCGGCGAAGAAAGAACTTCAGGGTGGTAATACTTCCTTAAATTTTGGTTCCAATTATATTTATGCAGAGGCACTCATTGAGGCTGTTCTTCATGCCCGTGAAAACTACAAAGGAAGCGGAACACCAGATTATTATTGCACGCCGGCATCTTTAAATACCATGCTTTTAGCAAGGGATCTTAATGGACGTCGTATGTACAATTCAGTAGCGGAATTAGCGTCAGCATTAAACGTTGCCGGAATCTATACCGCAGAGCAGTTTGCAGGTAAGAAACGTAAAACCTCGGATGGTAAGACAAAGAAATTGCTTGGTATTGTATGCAATCTTGAAGATTATGCACTGGGGGCAACCAAAGGTGGAGAAATCAGCCATTTCACACAGTTTGACATTGATTTCAACCAGGAAAAATCTCTTCTGGAAACTCGTGTCTCTGGTGCTCTTCACAGAGTGTACTCTGCTATTGCAATTGAAGAAGATGTGACAGCATCCAGTAACAGTGTGAGCGATACAAGTGATCATGCAGCAGGCTGATCGTAAAGGAGAAAAATCAAAATGAAGTTTCATGGAATAATCGGCTATGCGGTTTCTTCGGAAATACGACCGGGCGTGTGGTCGGATGGAATTACAAGACGTGAATGCTACGGCGATCTGATTCGTAACACTCGTCAATATCAATCATCTGATACGCTTAATGATAATCTTAATATATCAAATGAAATCAGCATTGTAGCCGATCCATGGGCTCGCGATAACTTTCATTTGATGCGATATATCGAGTTTATGGGTGCTAAATGGAAAATTATAAATATTGAAGTTCAGTATCCGAGACTGATATTAACAGTTGGAGGTGTGTACAATGAATCGGCGACTGATGTTACATAATCTTTTATGTGAGGTATTGTCCTGCCCTACATCTGGGGATAATTGCAGAGTTTATTTCCAGCCACCTTCTTCTGTAAGAATGAAGTACCCTGCCATTGTTTATGCTCTTGATGACATCAAGAATACATTTGCAAATGACGGGGTTTATTTATCAGAAAAAAAGTATTCTATAACTGTCATAGACAGTGATCCAGATAGCAGGCTGATTGATGATATATCAGCATTGCTAACTTGTCGGTATAACCGGCATTACACCAAAGACAATCTTAATCATGATGTCTTTGAAATATTTTATTAAGGAGGAACAACATTTATGAAAAAGAAACTTGTTTGGGATAACACAGGCGAGCGTTTATACGAAACTGGTGTAAGTAAAGGTGTTTTATATCCGATTCAGCCCGGAGGAGTATATACGAAAGGTGTTGCATGGAACGGACTTACGGCAGTTACAGAGAGCCCGTCTGGAGCAGAGGCTACAGGACTTTATGCCGATAATATCAAATATCTCAACCTTATTTCGGCAGAAGAGTTTGGTGGAACGATCGAAGCTTATATGGCGCCTGATGAGTTTGCAGAATGTGACGGTTCAGTTGAAGTGGCTCCGGGAGTTTATGCAGGACAGCAGAGTAGAAAAATGTTTGGTCTCGCATACACCACCATCATTGGTAATGATGTGGATTCAAATGACCATGGATATGAGATTCATCTTGTATATGGATGCATGGCTTCGCCATCAGAAAAAGGCTATGAGTCTGTAAATGACAGCCCTGCGGCACTTACTCTTTCTTGGGACTTTACCACAACACCGGTTAATATTACATCGGTTGTTGATGGAGTGACGAAGTTAAAACCGACAGCCACATTGGTGTTTAAATCAACTAAAGTCGATGCAAAGAAAATGGCAGCACTGGAAGAGATTCTGTATGGAAAAGATCCAACAGGTGCTGATACTAACGATGGTG
The Roseburia rectibacter DNA segment above includes these coding regions:
- a CDS encoding SH3 domain-containing protein, whose translation is MDNKKEEKKRNMHVENHTENNTEAHIPEAGIDAKNEEENSVRGIVTDCEILNVRSEANLTSTPVTTIKAGEQVMIDMDLSNDEFYKVYTAAGAEGYCKKEYIKVQN
- a CDS encoding phage portal protein — translated: MGFIDRLQHGWNAFMNKDPTNYNGYGCSYHPYRIYATRGNYRSIVNAVYNRIALDVAAVTIQHVKLDDKGRFLNVMDSGLNKCLTLRANIDQTSRAFIQDVVLSVMDEGYIAIVPVDTDIDPDITNGYDIDSMRVGKIVEWFPQHIKAEVYNDKKGRKQTIIMSKKDVAIIENPLYSVINEPNSVMQRLIHKLNLLDAVDERCCSGKLDLIIQLPYTIKTEARQRQAEQRKASIENQLFGSPYGIAYIDGTEKITQLNRPVENNLMKQIEYLTNMLYSQLGITQAILDGSADEKTMLNYYNRTIEPFISAIVDELKSKFITETARTQHKSIVYFRDPFKLVPVNDIAEIADKFTRNEILTSNEIRQIIGIAPSDDPKADVLNNSNIRASEQTAAYNNENNETGGKNQNEV
- a CDS encoding phage head-tail connector protein, which translates into the protein MEITQSILNSIKKMIGGISADDEAFDADLIIHINSAFSILSQLGVGPAEGFEIKDSTAVWTEFVDDDATFNLVKSYIYLKVKLVFDPPLSSAVLECYKEQISEYEWRLNVAAEK
- a CDS encoding terminase TerL endonuclease subunit, encoding MALSNTAVPIYYGKFRDAVIRGDIPICKEVEMEMQRIDSLIADPGIYYDDAAVEGFISYCENELTLTDGSDLNLLDSFKVWAEQIFGWYYFVERSIYEPYEDGHGGHYVTKWIKTRLVNKQYLIVARGAAKSMYASCLQNYFLNVDVTTTHQITTAPTMKQAEEVLSPIRTAITRARGPFYKFLTEGSLMNTSGSKANRTKLASTKRGIENFMTGSLLEIRPMRIDKLQGLQLKVATVDEWLSGDIREDVIGAIEQGASKVDDYLIVAISSEGTVRNGAGDTIKMELMDILKGEYFNPHVSIWWYKLDSIDEVSNPDMWLKANPNIGKTVKYETYQLDVERAEKAPAARNDILAKRFGLPMEGYTYFFTYEETLPPEKKRTYWQMPCSLGVDLSQGDDFCAFTFLFPLSNGAFGIKTRDYISSSTLMKLPLAMRNKYDQFMKEGSLIVLDGTVLDMMDVYDDLDEHIVECQYDIRCFGYDPYNSKEFVARWESENGPFGIEKVIQGTKTESVPLGELKKLSEERMLLFDEELMTFAMGNCITMEDTNGNRKLLKKRYDQKIDAVAAMMDAYIAYKLNRDAFE
- a CDS encoding NUDIX hydrolase codes for the protein MKKSKPENTPRKMRPALTPESRENQMIALAMDLAEQQLRDGTASSQLITEFVKRGSTKARLEKEILEEQRDLLDAKTKALQSAERVEELYENALNAFRGYSGQGGDDNIDTDIF
- a CDS encoding HK97 family phage prohead protease, producing the protein MKYDFGGWATRNDLECADGRIIKKDAFKSQNGEKVPLVWNHNHSAASNVLGHAYLENRDDGVYAYCEFNETESGKTAKELVQHGDVRSLSIMANKLVQTGHDVIHGIIREVSLVLAGANPGAFIDDVMAHGDGESGIIIGYDENIMLYHSDDEDEKDKKKTAEKDESKEASEKQTDKTAKEIFDTLSEEQKNVVYDVVRQALETPTEPDKTEEKDENDNNKSKGGTNSMKHNVFDGDQQQEKDSLTHSDQQEILAMAKMSNIGTFQNALTAYTNEHTLQHDATSGGFDTNTVGKLFPDYQEVRPGAPELITNDQGWISRVLSKVHKSPISRIRTSQVDIRNIDGLKAKGYQKGKEKKNAGNFSLVRRTTDPQTIYVKNALHRDDIVDITDFDYVAYLYNIDRMMLDEELAIAIMLGDGREDGDADKIAPDKVRPIWSDDDLYTIHADLDLAAAKKELQGGNTSLNFGSNYIYAEALIEAVLHARENYKGSGTPDYYCTPASLNTMLLARDLNGRRMYNSVAELASALNVAGIYTAEQFAGKKRKTSDGKTKKLLGIVCNLEDYALGATKGGEISHFTQFDIDFNQEKSLLETRVSGALHRVYSAIAIEEDVTASSNSVSDTSDHAAG
- a CDS encoding DUF7253 family protein, with the translated sequence MKFHGIIGYAVSSEIRPGVWSDGITRRECYGDLIRNTRQYQSSDTLNDNLNISNEISIVADPWARDNFHLMRYIEFMGAKWKIINIEVQYPRLILTVGGVYNESATDVT
- a CDS encoding DUF7211 domain-containing protein, producing MNNEDVLEHHGILGMKWGVRRSEAELARSRGHTESNSGQTGKTKVATSKHPPAKKASKRMSDDELRAQISRLELEKRYSDLLRDTTPAQKKKGRDFVMGILEQSGKNIGGQLATYAMGTAVNKMAGSQIVNPKKGQKDK